A genome region from Bdellovibrionota bacterium includes the following:
- a CDS encoding outer membrane beta-barrel protein has product MKFVVGLAVSALSLSAFAQGSVENQAIIEVVNDPAPAASAKDLSQANSQSQTVTTTTTLQPIVQNQPVITQQQPTIYVQKQESAVVEASPLSESAADKLRKQRIEMEQQTESKIVEKLEEARMKAEQERANKLLTGLEEKKEEKKEEVMAPVVAPVVVAPQAIQVVEPVIVQEVKPEPAVEVKTELAKLDEEEKKSSHRLFVGADAGFVSYPADNIKTTGAAGFTVGSVIDEKYIVEGGFLYSKGDIESVVRDYIYGMFPTIIEMEQYNFSGAFKYRILKTRLSPYVGGSLSYTYRNYEDRQSNEITYGYPALESSSWAIDLGLIVGADIRLTDSFTIGADLKYVMNVAYDTNSNGRYETSQMYDDFYTDPVEELGYYNFLINAKFTF; this is encoded by the coding sequence ATGAAGTTTGTAGTTGGGTTAGCAGTTAGTGCTTTAAGCCTATCAGCCTTTGCCCAAGGTTCAGTAGAGAACCAAGCCATTATCGAAGTTGTGAATGATCCAGCTCCGGCTGCGTCGGCGAAAGATTTATCTCAAGCCAACTCACAGTCACAAACCGTGACTACGACAACAACGTTACAGCCGATTGTTCAAAATCAACCGGTTATCACGCAACAACAACCTACTATATATGTACAAAAGCAGGAGTCGGCAGTTGTTGAAGCCTCACCACTCAGTGAATCTGCTGCTGATAAGTTAAGAAAGCAGAGAATCGAGATGGAACAACAAACTGAATCTAAGATTGTTGAAAAACTCGAAGAAGCTAGAATGAAGGCTGAGCAAGAGAGAGCTAATAAGCTTTTAACTGGCTTAGAAGAAAAGAAAGAAGAGAAAAAAGAAGAAGTTATGGCTCCTGTAGTAGCGCCAGTGGTTGTTGCTCCACAAGCTATTCAAGTGGTTGAGCCAGTGATCGTTCAAGAAGTTAAGCCTGAACCAGCTGTAGAAGTTAAAACGGAACTGGCTAAATTGGACGAAGAAGAAAAGAAATCCTCACACCGTTTATTCGTTGGGGCTGATGCAGGTTTTGTATCTTACCCGGCTGACAATATCAAGACAACAGGAGCTGCAGGTTTTACTGTAGGTTCAGTGATCGATGAGAAGTATATCGTTGAAGGTGGCTTCCTTTACTCAAAAGGTGATATTGAAAGCGTTGTTAGAGACTATATTTATGGTATGTTCCCAACAATCATCGAGATGGAACAATACAACTTCTCGGGTGCATTTAAATATAGAATTTTAAAAACAAGACTCTCTCCATATGTGGGCGGATCTTTATCTTATACATATAGAAATTATGAAGACAGACAGTCTAATGAAATCACTTACGGTTACCCAGCTCTTGAGAGCAGCTCATGGGCGATTGATTTAGGTTTAATCGTTGGTGCGGATATCAGATTGACGGATTCATTCACAATCGGTGCAGACTTGAAGTATGTAATGAACGTTGCATACGACACAAATTCAAATGGTCGTTACGAGACATCGCAAATGTATGATGATTTCTACACTGATCCAGTTGAAGAATTAGGATACTATAACTTCCTAATCAACGCGAAATTTACTTTCTAA
- the truB gene encoding tRNA pseudouridine(55) synthase TruB: MKRNLQLMTNNPINGICLVNKPSGITSHDVVYKARKIFKTKAIGHTGTLDPLASGLLILTIENANKLSNYLMDGEKGYEAQIKIGIETDTFDRTGKTISEKDFSKITEDKLKSEILNLQGKLTLKVPSFSAVKVDGKKLYELARNNEEVPVVIREMDFHGVEIIKMDLPFVTVNFKCSKGAYVRSWIQELGQKLGTGATMWELKRDFNAPYEISQSIELEGNTLEEILASDAFIPFEKTLSNWPRLTVNEKELGLLKNGCLARSLENTALKAIKATETLPKGIFIVDPETEKVISFLEVLGPFQIKIKKVFVVDSNLDSSQKQE; encoded by the coding sequence ATGAAAAGAAATCTACAACTGATGACGAATAACCCTATCAACGGTATCTGCTTAGTGAACAAACCTTCAGGGATCACTAGCCATGATGTCGTTTACAAAGCGAGAAAGATATTTAAGACTAAAGCCATTGGTCACACAGGAACCCTTGATCCTTTGGCGTCTGGACTTTTAATTCTGACTATCGAAAATGCCAACAAACTTTCGAACTACCTTATGGATGGCGAAAAAGGTTATGAAGCGCAAATTAAAATTGGAATCGAAACCGACACTTTCGACCGCACCGGAAAAACCATTTCAGAAAAAGATTTTTCAAAAATCACTGAAGACAAATTAAAATCAGAAATTTTAAATCTCCAGGGAAAATTAACTCTCAAAGTTCCTTCATTTTCCGCAGTGAAAGTGGATGGAAAAAAACTTTATGAGTTAGCAAGAAACAATGAAGAAGTTCCTGTCGTAATACGTGAAATGGATTTTCATGGAGTTGAAATTATAAAAATGGATCTTCCATTTGTTACAGTAAATTTTAAATGTTCTAAGGGTGCCTATGTCAGATCTTGGATCCAGGAATTGGGTCAAAAATTAGGGACCGGCGCTACGATGTGGGAGCTCAAAAGGGACTTCAATGCGCCCTATGAAATCTCTCAAAGTATAGAGCTAGAAGGGAATACTTTAGAGGAGATTTTAGCCTCGGATGCCTTTATTCCCTTTGAAAAAACTTTAAGCAATTGGCCAAGATTAACGGTCAACGAGAAGGAGCTTGGTCTCTTAAAAAACGGCTGTTTAGCCCGAAGTTTAGAGAACACGGCTTTAAAAGCAATTAAAGCGACAGAGACCTTACCGAAGGGCATTTTTATCGTCGATCCTGAGACTGAAAAAGTGATCTCATTTCTTGAAGTTTTGGGTCCTTTTCAGATCAAAATCAAAAAGGTTTTTGTCGTGGACTCAAACCTTGACTCATCCCAGAAACAAGAATAG
- the rimP gene encoding ribosome maturation factor RimP, whose protein sequence is MLQNLPKMKELAKEICKEQGCELYDLDFSPGSKGEGRRLLVYVEKSGGVNLEDCERVSKGLSEILDANDLIPDGEYALEVSSPGLERPLKDKWHFEAVVGQKIFVHSTESMDPSASVPRYKVTGTLEKVSESVEDSEITVKADGKDFVISIINVKKSNVIFDYDSIKKQKKN, encoded by the coding sequence ATGTTACAGAATTTGCCCAAAATGAAAGAGCTAGCAAAAGAAATTTGCAAGGAGCAAGGTTGCGAACTTTATGATTTAGATTTTTCTCCGGGTTCCAAAGGCGAAGGCCGTAGACTTTTAGTTTACGTTGAAAAAAGCGGCGGAGTGAATTTGGAAGACTGCGAACGTGTTTCAAAAGGTTTGAGCGAAATTCTTGATGCCAATGATTTAATTCCAGACGGCGAATACGCATTAGAAGTTTCAAGTCCGGGATTAGAAAGACCACTTAAGGACAAGTGGCACTTTGAAGCTGTAGTTGGCCAAAAGATTTTTGTTCATAGCACAGAATCAATGGATCCATCTGCCAGTGTTCCTAGATATAAGGTCACGGGCACTTTAGAAAAGGTCAGCGAAAGTGTAGAAGACAGCGAAATCACAGTGAAAGCCGATGGCAAAGATTTTGTGATTTCAATTATTAATGTAAAAAAATCTAACGTGATCTTTGATTACGATAGTATTAAAAAGCAGAAAAAGAATTAA
- a CDS encoding GNAT family N-acetyltransferase, which translates to MIFKQLNSSHILEVENILKSHESMDFERFGLRLSAAQIEYSLSKDICFGFFDGDKLLAFILGRKVDQEIFEIDMTMTNKADLKKGHMEKFFKEMIMHLKNNGVFYKIWLEVHEENNPALSFYKKMGFTQNSARSKYYPDGKAAILMTLIL; encoded by the coding sequence ATGATTTTTAAGCAGCTCAATTCCTCGCACATTTTAGAGGTAGAAAATATTTTAAAGAGTCATGAGTCTATGGACTTTGAACGCTTTGGTTTGAGATTGAGTGCTGCTCAAATAGAATATTCACTTTCAAAAGATATTTGTTTTGGTTTTTTTGATGGAGATAAGTTGCTGGCATTTATTTTGGGTAGAAAAGTTGATCAGGAGATTTTTGAAATTGATATGACGATGACAAATAAAGCGGATCTTAAAAAAGGCCACATGGAAAAATTTTTTAAAGAAATGATCATGCATTTAAAAAATAATGGTGTTTTTTATAAGATTTGGCTAGAAGTTCATGAGGAAAATAACCCGGCCTTGAGTTTTTATAAAAAAATGGGATTTACCCAAAACTCCGCACGTTCCAAGTATTATCCCGATGGCAAGGCGGCAATTCTTATGACTTTAATCCTCTAA
- the infB gene encoding translation initiation factor IF-2, whose translation MSQLRLYEFAKEIGVETLMLMDKLKTWKIPVKSHMATLDDDTIELIKAKLDEESRPKAGATKKVAKKKVAKKATTAKEAAPAVKKKVTATKSTGGIVKKVAEKKTVLRRKVDEQALAEERAAAEAAKAEEKAAQSTAEDQVVEGAVEAASSQAEPVKARDRGNIIGRMDLAKLKPQQRPSYNQGDRGSSQGSGMNSPTSISGGNTRNLRTGFISAPMDPYMEADFEARKKKLEEEELEKERKKKAKAEEAVATTFTATEYRKREVIFQPKKKKAPTKEAKKTQITTPAAHKRVLKIENKIRLTDFAQELGIKTAPLVSRLMKEGMMVTPNSELDFDTVAIIAPEYGFEVQNIYKSAEDILKDVAETSAPADMIVRIPVVTVMGHVDHGKTSLLDAIRKADVAAGEAGGITQHIGAYKVTLEDGKQITFIDTPGHAAFTAMRARGANVTDIVVLVVSADDGVMPQTVEALNHAKSAGVPIIVAMNKIDKPSANPEKIKQQLSEYELLPEEWGGTTIFQAVSALKKDGIKELLEHILLVAEVQELKGDPNRAASGVVIESRMDKGRGVVATVLVKNGTLKATQYMVAGGSFGRVRMMTNEKGQKLESAGPGEPVEVLGLDKVPLAGDLFDVVASEKMAEEVAKKRQEQGNELKETPNSKMTLESIFSKIQTGNVKELPIILKADVAGSAEAVKAMLEKTSTDEVKVRILHTGVGGITESDVLLAQTSTGLVIGFNVRPDGGAQSLAKQRGIEIKTYSIIYELVDDIKKALSGLLEPEYKEVILGSAEVRQTITVPKIGMIAGSHVKDGKITRNSSVRLIREGRVIYEGKLSSLKRFKDDAREVAAGYECGIGIENYNDLKVGDVIEAFEKQTIARSI comes from the coding sequence TTGTCGCAACTTAGATTATACGAATTCGCAAAAGAAATTGGCGTAGAAACGCTAATGCTTATGGATAAACTCAAGACTTGGAAAATTCCAGTGAAGAGTCATATGGCTACATTGGACGATGACACAATTGAGCTTATTAAGGCCAAGCTCGATGAAGAGAGTAGGCCGAAAGCGGGAGCAACAAAAAAAGTTGCGAAGAAGAAAGTTGCCAAAAAAGCGACCACAGCAAAAGAAGCCGCCCCAGCGGTAAAAAAGAAAGTCACAGCAACAAAATCAACTGGTGGAATTGTTAAAAAAGTTGCAGAGAAGAAAACAGTTCTTAGACGTAAAGTTGATGAACAAGCTCTCGCAGAAGAAAGAGCGGCGGCGGAAGCGGCAAAAGCGGAAGAGAAAGCTGCTCAAAGCACGGCAGAAGATCAGGTTGTTGAGGGCGCAGTAGAAGCGGCATCTTCTCAAGCTGAGCCAGTAAAAGCTAGAGATCGCGGAAATATCATTGGTAGAATGGATCTTGCTAAGCTTAAACCTCAGCAGAGACCTTCTTACAATCAAGGTGATCGCGGTAGCAGTCAAGGCAGCGGAATGAATTCGCCAACTTCGATCAGTGGCGGAAATACTAGAAATTTAAGAACCGGTTTTATTTCGGCTCCTATGGATCCTTACATGGAAGCGGACTTCGAAGCTCGTAAGAAGAAATTAGAAGAAGAAGAGCTCGAAAAAGAACGTAAGAAAAAAGCTAAAGCGGAAGAAGCTGTCGCGACTACATTTACGGCTACAGAATACCGTAAGCGTGAAGTGATCTTCCAACCAAAAAAGAAAAAAGCTCCAACTAAAGAAGCAAAGAAAACTCAAATTACAACACCAGCGGCTCATAAAAGAGTTTTAAAAATTGAAAACAAAATTAGACTGACTGATTTTGCGCAAGAATTGGGTATTAAGACTGCACCATTGGTTTCTCGCCTTATGAAAGAAGGTATGATGGTCACTCCAAATTCAGAATTGGATTTTGATACAGTGGCTATCATTGCACCAGAATATGGTTTTGAGGTGCAAAACATATACAAGTCTGCTGAAGACATCTTAAAAGATGTTGCCGAAACATCGGCACCTGCTGACATGATTGTGAGAATCCCAGTCGTGACAGTTATGGGTCACGTAGATCATGGTAAAACAAGCTTATTAGATGCAATTAGAAAAGCAGATGTAGCTGCCGGTGAAGCGGGTGGTATCACTCAGCATATTGGTGCTTACAAAGTAACTCTAGAAGACGGAAAACAAATCACGTTCATCGATACTCCAGGTCACGCGGCCTTCACTGCAATGAGAGCCCGTGGCGCTAACGTTACGGATATCGTTGTGTTGGTTGTTTCAGCTGATGATGGTGTAATGCCTCAAACAGTAGAAGCATTGAACCACGCGAAGAGCGCAGGCGTTCCGATCATCGTTGCAATGAACAAGATCGACAAACCTTCGGCAAATCCAGAAAAAATTAAACAACAATTATCAGAATACGAATTACTTCCTGAAGAATGGGGTGGAACAACAATTTTCCAAGCCGTATCCGCTCTTAAAAAAGATGGTATCAAGGAATTGTTAGAGCACATCCTTCTCGTCGCCGAAGTTCAAGAATTAAAAGGCGATCCAAATCGCGCAGCCAGTGGAGTAGTGATTGAGTCTCGTATGGATAAAGGACGTGGCGTAGTTGCGACTGTTCTTGTGAAGAATGGAACTTTGAAAGCTACTCAATATATGGTTGCTGGGGGATCATTTGGCCGTGTTCGTATGATGACGAATGAAAAAGGTCAAAAATTAGAATCTGCAGGACCAGGCGAACCAGTTGAAGTTCTTGGTTTAGATAAAGTTCCTTTGGCAGGAGATTTATTCGACGTAGTTGCTTCAGAAAAAATGGCTGAAGAAGTTGCGAAGAAACGTCAAGAGCAAGGAAATGAATTAAAAGAAACTCCAAATTCAAAAATGACTTTGGAAAGCATCTTCTCAAAGATTCAAACAGGTAACGTAAAAGAACTTCCCATCATTCTTAAGGCAGACGTTGCGGGTAGTGCCGAGGCTGTAAAAGCAATGTTAGAAAAGACATCAACCGATGAAGTGAAAGTAAGAATTCTTCACACGGGAGTGGGTGGAATTACGGAATCTGACGTTCTTTTAGCTCAGACTTCTACAGGATTAGTAATTGGATTTAACGTTAGACCAGACGGCGGCGCTCAAAGCCTCGCAAAACAAAGAGGAATTGAGATTAAAACCTACTCGATCATCTATGAATTGGTAGATGACATTAAGAAAGCTCTTTCTGGATTGTTAGAACCTGAATATAAAGAAGTTATTCTTGGTTCAGCAGAAGTTCGTCAAACTATCACTGTTCCTAAGATCGGTATGATTGCTGGTAGCCATGTGAAAGACGGAAAAATCACTAGAAACTCAAGTGTTCGTCTCATTAGAGAAGGTCGCGTGATCTACGAAGGAAAATTATCTTCATTGAAACGTTTCAAAGACGATGCGAGAGAAGTTGCTGCGGGTTATGAGTGTGGTATTGGAATCGAAAACTACAACGACCTTAAAGTGGGCGACGTTATCGAAGCGTTTGAGAAACAAACAATCGCAAGATCGATTTAG
- a CDS encoding ribosome-binding factor A produces the protein MEEKKPDINKRVQRVERELRDIISNYMITQIGSEIEGLASITRVIVTRDLRSARVLVYNQAGEKIAKQNADVLQSHAHQINQQVNDQIRMKYTPKITFLVDTKFDEAMKVEEKLRLLELERRDLKRLEDEKKSTTDDE, from the coding sequence GTGGAAGAGAAAAAGCCAGACATCAACAAGCGAGTTCAAAGGGTGGAGAGAGAACTTAGAGATATTATCTCTAATTATATGATCACCCAAATTGGCTCGGAGATTGAGGGCCTGGCTTCTATTACGCGTGTGATTGTGACGAGAGATCTAAGATCTGCACGCGTTCTTGTTTACAATCAAGCGGGTGAGAAAATAGCCAAGCAGAACGCCGACGTTTTGCAATCGCATGCTCACCAAATCAATCAGCAAGTTAACGATCAAATCAGAATGAAATACACTCCGAAAATCACTTTCTTAGTCGATACAAAGTTTGATGAAGCCATGAAAGTGGAAGAAAAACTTAGACTCTTAGAGCTCGAGCGTAGAGACCTAAAACGCTTAGAAGATGAAAAGAAATCTACAACTGATGACGAATAA
- the rpsO gene encoding 30S ribosomal protein S15 codes for MALTTEAKKKIVKTHQRGDLDTGSSEVQVALITTRILELTEHFKIHKKDVHGKRGLIKLVNQRRKLLDYLKRTDLKKYASLIKVLEIRK; via the coding sequence ATGGCATTAACTACAGAAGCTAAAAAGAAAATCGTAAAGACTCATCAAAGAGGCGATCTTGATACTGGTTCATCAGAAGTTCAAGTTGCTTTGATCACGACAAGAATCTTAGAACTAACTGAGCATTTCAAAATTCACAAAAAAGACGTTCACGGAAAACGTGGTCTTATCAAGTTAGTTAACCAAAGAAGAAAACTTCTAGATTATTTAAAAAGAACAGATCTTAAAAAATACGCTTCTCTCATTAAAGTTCTTGAGATCAGAAAATAA
- the nusA gene encoding transcription termination factor NusA translates to MATDSFSGLGRMIEQIGKEKGIGKQVVIDAIIQGMLTAAKKKYGTYREIEAQYNEEAGEVELFQFKEVVEKEKFVDEEVEITEEDAHEMDPDAVIGDFIGLKLETKDLGRIAAQTARQIITQQVRDAEREIIFAEFENRKGEIASGIVRRVERSAIVVDLGRTEAYIPIREQLPGENYKPGDRVQGYIADVRQTTKGPQIIMSRADERYLVKLFELEVPEIADGVIEIKSAAREPGSRAKIAVFTNDASIDPVGSCVGMKGSRVQNIVQELQGEKIDIVLWDEDVTRFVSNALAPAEVSRIIVHDSNKKMEVVVPDNQLSLAIGKKGQNVRLAAKLSGWKIDIVSENALAQKTAAAIFNLMLIPGLTDTQAQNIYQAGFVSFQDIADAAVAELQVIPGFDKDTVAEKLLKDSQGLLKKYEDSGEAIPAAPVSTEGSKEVVSQMAKSSADQRLKEELAALEKNGSTKEKN, encoded by the coding sequence ATGGCAACAGACAGTTTTTCAGGTTTAGGCCGCATGATCGAACAAATTGGTAAAGAAAAAGGAATCGGTAAACAAGTAGTTATCGATGCAATCATTCAAGGTATGCTTACAGCTGCTAAGAAGAAGTACGGAACTTACAGAGAAATCGAAGCTCAGTACAACGAAGAAGCTGGTGAAGTAGAACTTTTCCAATTTAAAGAAGTTGTCGAAAAAGAAAAATTCGTAGATGAAGAAGTAGAAATCACAGAAGAAGACGCTCACGAAATGGATCCAGATGCCGTGATTGGTGACTTCATCGGGTTAAAATTAGAAACAAAAGATTTAGGTCGTATCGCTGCTCAAACAGCTAGACAGATCATCACACAACAAGTTCGTGATGCAGAAAGAGAAATCATCTTCGCTGAATTCGAAAACAGAAAAGGTGAAATCGCTTCTGGTATCGTAAGACGTGTTGAGAGATCGGCAATCGTTGTGGATCTCGGTAGAACAGAAGCTTACATTCCAATCAGAGAACAATTGCCGGGAGAAAACTACAAGCCGGGTGATAGAGTTCAAGGTTACATCGCAGATGTGCGCCAAACTACAAAAGGCCCTCAGATCATCATGTCACGTGCCGATGAGAGATACCTTGTTAAATTATTTGAACTTGAAGTTCCAGAAATCGCAGACGGTGTTATCGAAATTAAATCTGCGGCTCGTGAACCAGGTTCAAGAGCTAAGATCGCGGTATTCACGAACGACGCATCTATCGATCCAGTTGGATCTTGCGTTGGTATGAAAGGTTCGCGCGTTCAGAACATCGTTCAAGAATTACAAGGTGAGAAAATCGATATCGTTCTTTGGGACGAAGATGTTACAAGATTCGTATCGAACGCTTTAGCTCCGGCTGAAGTTTCAAGAATCATTGTTCACGATTCAAATAAGAAAATGGAAGTTGTAGTTCCTGACAACCAATTGAGCTTAGCAATTGGTAAAAAAGGTCAGAACGTACGTTTAGCTGCAAAACTTTCTGGATGGAAAATTGATATCGTTTCTGAAAATGCTCTGGCTCAAAAAACAGCAGCTGCAATCTTCAACTTGATGTTGATTCCTGGACTTACAGATACTCAAGCGCAAAACATTTACCAAGCTGGTTTCGTTTCATTCCAAGATATCGCTGATGCTGCTGTCGCAGAACTTCAAGTGATTCCTGGCTTTGATAAGGACACAGTTGCTGAAAAATTATTGAAAGATTCTCAAGGCTTATTGAAAAAATACGAAGATTCTGGCGAGGCAATTCCTGCGGCACCAGTTTCAACGGAAGGTTCAAAGGAAGTTGTATCTCAAATGGCAAAATCTTCTGCAGACCAACGTTTGAAAGAAGAATTGGCAGCATTAGAAAAAAATGGATCGACGAAAGAAAAGAATTAA